One Phaseolus vulgaris cultivar G19833 chromosome 11, P. vulgaris v2.0, whole genome shotgun sequence genomic window carries:
- the LOC137807040 gene encoding uncharacterized protein produces MRNNLERIHKNSRSAWLDKDESSVGSSSSYFNMDICLMAREESASNQDSLVRKQHLWYLGSGCSKHMTGDASKFVSITLKQEGHVTYGDNNKGKILGKGTIGNENSFLVYDVLYVEGLKHNLLNISQLCDRGYQVTFITNPCEIRLPNSKEVLLVGMRSNNVYLLDISNYIYWLSINKARGILALA; encoded by the exons ATGCGGAATAATCTTGAGAGAATTCACAAGAACTCAAGAAGTGCTTGGCTGGACAAGGATGAATCCTCTGTTGGATCATCTTCTTCATATTTCAATATGGATATCTGTCTTATGGCAAGAGAAGAATCTGCATCAAACCAA gattccttggtgAGAAAACAACATCTATGGTACTTGGGCAGTGgctgctccaagcacatgactggaGATGCATCAAAGTTTGTTAGCATCACTCTTAAACAGGAAGGGCATGTGActtatggagacaacaacaaagggaagaTCCTTGGCAAAGGTACCATAGGTAATGAAAATAGCTTTCTAGTCTATGATGTTCTCTATGTAGAAGGGCTCAAACATAACCTTCTCAACATAAGCCAGCTCTGTGACAGAGGCTACCAAGTCACATTCATAACTAACCCATGTGAAATTCGACTACCTAACTCAAAAGAAGTTCTACTTGTTGGTATGAGATCAAACAATGTCTACTTACTTGACATTTCTAACTACATCTATTGGTTGTCTATTAACAAAGCACGaggaatcttggctttggcatag